The following DNA comes from Paraburkholderia sp. PGU19.
GGTCCAGATAGGCGCCGAGATAGCACAGCATCAAGAAGGGAATCAGCCGGCGGCCGACCTTTGCGTACGTCTTCGCTTCAAAGGTCTGCGAATCGTTGCGCGGCAGTACATCACCCGTTACGGGTGACGCGGTGTACTTCGCTTTCATGGAATGTCTCCTGCCATGTTTTCCCCGGGTTTTCCCGGGTGCGTCGATTGCGGCGCCTGCTGGCGGCGCGGTTATCAGTGGATCAGCATGCCGCCGTTGACGTCGAGCGTGATGCCCGTCAGATAGCTCGACAGATCGCTCAAGAGGAACAGGCATGCGTTGGCGACATCGGCGGCATCGCCGAGCCGGCCGAGCGGAATGCCCTTGATGATGTCTTCGCGCATCGCGGGCGTCAGTTTGTCGCCCGTGATGTCGGTCTGGATCAGGCCCGGTGTGATCGAGTTGATGCGAATGCGGTTCGGACCGAATTCACGCGCCATCGCTTTCGCGAGACCCAGCACGCCCGCTTTCGCAGCACTGTAGTGCGGGCCGCCGAAGATTCCGCCGCCGCGCTGCGCGGACACCGACGACATGCAGACGATGCTGCCGCCATTCTGTTCCTGCATGGCGGGAATCACCGCTTGCGACATGTACAGCGTGCCGCGCAGATTCACGTCGACGATCGCGTCGAAGTCCTTGCCTGCGATGTCCAGCGTGCGAACCGGCTGCGTGATGCCCGCGTTGTTCACGAGGCCGTCGATGCGTCCATAGCGTTCGAGCGTGATGCGCGCGGCGGCCACGCAAGCGTCCTTGTCGGTGACGTTGCAGGCAAGGCCGAGGTGTCCGGCGCCGAGGTCGGCGGCGGCGGCTTCCGCGTCTTCCTTGCGCAGATCGAGGATCACGACGCGTGCGCCCTGCGCGACGAGTGCGTTGGCGGTCGCCCTGCCGATGCCTCGCGGCGAGGCCGCGCCTGTCACGATGACGATCCTGTTCTCGAGCAACATGGGTTGTCTCCTGTGTGTTGATGTGTGCCCAGAGTGTCGGCTGACGGGGCGCGCGCATCAACGCGGAAACGCTCAACAATGGCTGAGAAAAATTCAGATGAAGCTCGCGGGCGGGATGGCCGCGATTCGTTGCAGCGCAATAAAACCCTGCCGATGCGCTGCCTCGCCGCGTCTACGACTGGCGCGGATGCTCCGTAGCGGCCTCGCGCTCGATCCACGCGAGAAAGCGCGCCACGCGTGGCAACTCGGCGTTTTGCGCCGGGTAGACGAGGTGATGCGCGCCGACTTCGACGGCATAGCTGTCATCGAAAACGGGCACCAGCAAGCCTTGGCGTATCTTCACCGACGCCAGCATCACGCTTTCGAGCGCAATGCCCAGGCCGAGTGCCGCCGTTTCTAGCGACATGTACGAGCGGTCGAACGAAAAATCGAAGGTCTTGTGCGCTGCGGATACGCCTGTTCTGCCGAACCATTGTTTCCATTGCACGAGCGGCGACTCCGAATAGATCAGCCGGTGCGACAGCAGATCCTCAGGCTTGTTCACGGGATGACGCGCAAGGTATGCGGGAGAAGCGAGCGGCGCGATGAACTCGCCGCGCACGGTCTTCACTTCGACGTTGCTCCAGTTGCCGTAGCCGTGCCGCACGTCGATATCGTAGAAGCCATTCGAAAACGAGACGTTCTCGTACGAGC
Coding sequences within:
- a CDS encoding SDR family NAD(P)-dependent oxidoreductase, which gives rise to MLLENRIVIVTGAASPRGIGRATANALVAQGARVVILDLRKEDAEAAAADLGAGHLGLACNVTDKDACVAAARITLERYGRIDGLVNNAGITQPVRTLDIAGKDFDAIVDVNLRGTLYMSQAVIPAMQEQNGGSIVCMSSVSAQRGGGIFGGPHYSAAKAGVLGLAKAMAREFGPNRIRINSITPGLIQTDITGDKLTPAMREDIIKGIPLGRLGDAADVANACLFLLSDLSSYLTGITLDVNGGMLIH
- a CDS encoding LysR substrate-binding domain-containing protein; this translates as MRIPPLKAIIAFESVARTRSVNRAADELGLTASAVSHQLSNLESIIGQPLFQRSGRGLVLTPTGERYLSDVTGSLADLSRATERASSRTEVDILRVHSSPSFGLMWLMPRLSSFQEANDDIQLNLACSYENVSFSNGFYDIDVRHGYGNWSNVEVKTVRGEFIAPLASPAYLARHPVNKPEDLLSHRLIYSESPLVQWKQWFGRTGVSAAHKTFDFSFDRSYMSLETAALGLGIALESVMLASVKIRQGLLVPVFDDSYAVEVGAHHLVYPAQNAELPRVARFLAWIEREAATEHPRQS